In Oscillatoria acuminata PCC 6304, a single window of DNA contains:
- a CDS encoding hybrid sensor histidine kinase/response regulator, producing MSHKILVVEDEAIIAEDIALRLEKMGYEVVDIVASGEEAIAAAGIHQPNLVLMDIMLQGLMDGIMAADQIRETLEIPVVYLTAYADENTLKRAKVTQPLGYILKPFRETELWVTIEIALSRHQAELEVKKAVSTAETNRYKAEEVSQIKSQYLSMAAHEFRNPLTTIQSSAELIQEYVNNWPPEKTQKHLEQIVMATESLNQLLEDILKFGKADFKKTSLNPAPLNLASFCERIVETFQLSAGDEYRLIFTQQGESRVAYLDQKLLWHLFNNLIANAIKYSPAGGEILITLSFQPDEVVFQICDRGIGIDPEEIDTLFVPFSRASNVGTIPGTGLGLAIAKRSVDLHHGQITVESQLGQGTTFTVTLPLTPVP from the coding sequence ATGTCACATAAAATTCTGGTTGTAGAAGATGAAGCCATTATTGCCGAAGATATTGCCCTCCGCCTTGAAAAAATGGGATATGAGGTGGTGGATATCGTGGCATCAGGAGAAGAAGCTATCGCCGCTGCTGGGATTCATCAGCCGAATTTGGTGTTGATGGATATCATGCTGCAAGGGCTGATGGATGGGATTATGGCAGCGGATCAAATTCGGGAAACCTTAGAAATTCCGGTGGTTTATTTGACCGCTTATGCGGATGAAAATACCTTAAAACGGGCGAAAGTGACTCAGCCTTTGGGTTACATTCTCAAACCTTTTCGGGAAACTGAACTGTGGGTGACTATCGAAATTGCTTTATCCAGGCATCAGGCAGAATTGGAGGTTAAAAAAGCAGTTTCCACCGCAGAAACAAACCGTTATAAGGCCGAAGAAGTGAGCCAAATCAAATCTCAGTATTTGTCGATGGCGGCCCATGAATTTCGCAACCCCCTGACGACAATTCAATCTTCAGCGGAATTGATTCAGGAGTATGTTAACAATTGGCCCCCGGAAAAAACGCAAAAACATCTTGAACAAATTGTGATGGCGACGGAAAGCCTGAATCAGTTACTTGAAGATATTTTAAAATTTGGCAAGGCCGATTTTAAAAAAACTAGCTTAAACCCTGCCCCTTTAAATCTGGCCTCATTTTGCGAAAGGATTGTGGAAACCTTTCAGTTGAGTGCCGGAGATGAATATCGCCTCATTTTTACCCAACAAGGAGAATCCAGAGTCGCCTACCTCGACCAAAAATTACTGTGGCATTTGTTTAATAATTTAATTGCGAATGCGATTAAGTATTCTCCGGCAGGGGGGGAGATTTTGATTACCCTATCTTTTCAACCCGATGAAGTGGTGTTTCAAATCTGCGATCGCGGAATTGGCATTGACCCCGAAGAAATCGATACCTTGTTTGTGCCCTTTTCTCGCGCTTCTAATGTGGGGACTATCCCGGGAACTGGGTTGGGACTGGCGATCGCCAAACGGTCCGTAGATTTGCATCACGGTCAAATTACCGTGGAAAGCCAACTGGGTCAGGGGACGACATTTACTGTGACTCTTCCCCTCACCCCAGTCCCGTAA
- the ccmS gene encoding beta-carboxysome assembly chaperone CcmS has translation MTGFLPGNLQPEKEEDRWRHELADFARTHQQELAALSWGLWLENQHNGSVMGIDLKPTPHFIYCPKEAVLKLNETVGSFLQEVVGIVEGFNPETEVLLVGINQGQLKVIEFVTDPPPPQCFETVSADVDTLLDRLEQGLQERVKG, from the coding sequence ATGACTGGTTTTTTACCGGGGAACCTTCAGCCAGAGAAAGAAGAGGACCGATGGCGGCATGAGTTAGCGGATTTTGCCAGAACTCACCAACAGGAATTAGCGGCTCTTTCCTGGGGCCTGTGGCTGGAAAATCAACATAATGGTAGCGTGATGGGAATCGACTTGAAACCCACACCGCATTTTATTTACTGCCCAAAAGAGGCGGTCCTTAAACTGAATGAAACCGTGGGGAGTTTCTTACAAGAAGTTGTGGGAATTGTTGAGGGATTTAATCCAGAAACTGAGGTTCTCCTCGTGGGGATTAATCAAGGGCAGTTGAAGGTGATAGAATTTGTCACCGACCCACCCCCTCCCCAATGTTTTGAAACGGTATCTGCGGATGTAGATACGTTATTGGACCGATTAGAACAGGGTCTGCAAGAACGGGTCAAAGGGTAA
- a CDS encoding ABC transporter ATP-binding protein — protein MTRKHSGHPLGRLLEYGHQYRVQIWQAIACSILNKLFDLAPPALIGAAVDVVVNEENSFIAQFGVTDVFRQLLLLSGLTFIVWVMESVFQYAYDRLWRNLAQTLQHDLRLDVYRHLQDLDLAYFEERSTGGFMSILNDDINQLERFLDVGANEILQVITTVIIIGTVFFVLAPTVAWMALLPMPFIIWGSIAFQKLLTPRYADVRENVSLLNSQLSNNLSGITTIKSYTAEVYESKRIGRLSENYRQSNKRAIALSAAFIPLIRIIILVAFTATLLLGGLATVEGNLAVGTYSVLIFLTQRLLWPLTRLGQTLDLYQRATASVARVMNLLDTPIAIHPGNKPLPFQTVRGEIQWRDVTFAYFDRNPVINQLSLEIPAGKTIALVGATGSGKSTVVKLLLRLYEIQSGSITLDGIELRDIQLQDLRRAIGLVSQDVFLFHGTVAENIIYGSFDASYDDAIEAAKLAEAHDFIMELPQGYDTIVGERGQKLSGGQRQRLAIARALLKNPPILILDEATSAVDNETEAAIGRSLERITQNRTTIAIAHRLSTIRNADCIYVMDRGELVERGTHEELLERGGIYAGLWRVQMGLK, from the coding sequence ATGACCCGTAAGCATTCAGGGCATCCCTTGGGGCGTCTGCTGGAATATGGACATCAATATCGCGTTCAAATCTGGCAGGCGATCGCCTGTTCTATTCTCAATAAATTATTTGACTTGGCACCGCCGGCCCTAATTGGGGCGGCAGTGGATGTGGTCGTTAATGAAGAAAACTCTTTCATTGCCCAATTTGGGGTGACCGATGTCTTCAGACAATTGCTGCTTCTCAGCGGGCTTACCTTTATTGTCTGGGTGATGGAATCGGTCTTTCAGTATGCCTACGATCGCCTTTGGCGGAATCTGGCCCAAACTCTACAACATGATTTACGCCTCGATGTTTATCGCCACTTACAAGACCTAGACCTCGCCTATTTTGAGGAGCGTTCTACAGGCGGGTTTATGTCTATCTTAAACGATGATATTAACCAACTAGAACGCTTTTTGGATGTCGGGGCCAATGAAATTCTCCAGGTAATCACGACGGTGATTATCATTGGCACCGTCTTTTTTGTCCTAGCGCCAACGGTAGCATGGATGGCATTGTTGCCCATGCCTTTTATTATCTGGGGTTCGATCGCCTTTCAGAAATTGCTCACCCCGCGCTATGCTGATGTTCGAGAAAATGTCAGTTTGCTCAATAGCCAACTTAGCAATAACTTAAGTGGAATTACCACCATTAAAAGCTATACGGCTGAAGTTTATGAAAGCAAACGCATCGGACGGTTGAGTGAAAACTATCGCCAAAGCAATAAACGCGCAATCGCCCTCTCTGCCGCGTTTATTCCCTTGATTAGAATCATCATTTTGGTGGCTTTTACCGCTACATTATTGTTGGGTGGGCTGGCTACCGTAGAAGGGAATCTAGCGGTGGGGACTTACAGCGTTTTAATCTTTTTAACTCAGCGGTTATTATGGCCGTTAACGCGCTTGGGTCAGACATTAGATTTATATCAACGGGCAACGGCTTCTGTCGCCCGAGTGATGAATTTATTAGATACCCCCATCGCCATTCATCCGGGGAATAAACCGTTACCATTTCAGACAGTACGCGGTGAAATCCAATGGCGGGATGTTACCTTTGCCTATTTCGATCGCAATCCCGTGATTAATCAGTTATCCCTAGAGATTCCGGCGGGAAAAACCATTGCCTTAGTTGGGGCGACAGGTTCGGGGAAAAGTACAGTCGTCAAGCTATTGCTGCGATTGTATGAAATTCAATCGGGAAGTATTACCCTCGATGGGATAGAGTTGCGCGATATTCAGTTGCAGGATTTGCGACGGGCGATCGGGTTAGTTAGTCAGGATGTGTTTTTATTTCATGGGACTGTCGCCGAAAATATCATTTATGGCAGTTTTGATGCCAGCTATGACGATGCAATTGAGGCGGCAAAACTAGCAGAAGCCCATGATTTTATTATGGAACTGCCTCAAGGGTATGACACCATTGTTGGGGAAAGGGGGCAGAAACTTTCCGGGGGACAGCGACAACGGTTGGCGATCGCCCGGGCCCTGTTGAAAAATCCGCCAATTTTGATTTTAGATGAAGCGACATCAGCGGTGGATAATGAAACAGAAGCGGCGATCGGGCGTTCTTTGGAACGGATTACTCAAAACCGGACGACGATTGCGATCGCCCATCGTCTCTCCACCATCCGAAATGCCGATTGCATTTATGTCATGGATCGGGGAGAATTAGTAGAACGCGGCACTCATGAGGAACTCCTGGAACGAGGAGGGATTTATGCAGGGTTATGGCGTGTCCAAATGGGTTTAAAGTAA
- the purT gene encoding formate-dependent phosphoribosylglycinamide formyltransferase produces MQLPQKLMLLGSGELGKEFTIAAQRLGNTVIAVDRYANAPAMQVADYSEVISMLNPDDLERIVNQHQPNFIIPEIEAIRTEKLLEFEKDRGIIVIPTAKATNYTMNRDRIRELAHKELGIRTAKYAYATTLDELIAASEQIGFPNVVKPVMSSSGKGQSTVGDRSEVEASWNYAIAGSRGDTQKLIVEEFIEFELEITLLTIRQWDRPTLFCPAIGHRQERGDYQESWQPADISPERVQEAEAIAQKVTDALGGAGIFGVEFFITKNETIFSELSPRPHDTGMVTLISQNLNEFELHLRAILGLPIPKIEQLGHSASAVILAQDHSDSISYQGVADALTEPDVDLRLFGKPDSRPFRRMGVALAKGQTIAEARAKATRAANTVKIGK; encoded by the coding sequence ATGCAGTTACCCCAAAAATTAATGCTTCTCGGGTCTGGCGAACTTGGGAAAGAATTTACGATCGCCGCTCAACGTCTCGGGAATACAGTCATTGCCGTTGATCGCTATGCCAATGCTCCCGCGATGCAAGTGGCGGATTATTCTGAAGTGATTTCTATGCTGAATCCTGATGATTTGGAACGAATCGTCAATCAGCATCAGCCTAATTTTATTATCCCAGAAATTGAAGCAATTCGCACGGAAAAATTACTCGAATTTGAAAAAGATCGCGGCATTATTGTCATTCCTACGGCGAAGGCAACCAACTACACGATGAATCGCGATCGCATTCGGGAACTCGCGCATAAAGAGTTAGGCATTAGAACCGCTAAATATGCTTATGCCACCACTTTAGATGAATTAATCGCCGCTTCGGAACAAATCGGATTTCCCAATGTGGTTAAACCTGTGATGTCTTCTTCCGGAAAAGGACAATCAACGGTTGGCGATCGCAGCGAAGTGGAGGCATCCTGGAACTATGCGATCGCTGGTTCCCGGGGCGATACTCAAAAGCTGATTGTTGAGGAATTCATTGAATTTGAACTGGAAATTACCCTGCTGACAATCCGCCAGTGGGATCGTCCTACGTTGTTTTGTCCGGCGATCGGTCATCGTCAGGAACGCGGCGACTATCAAGAATCTTGGCAACCGGCAGATATTTCACCGGAACGAGTCCAAGAAGCAGAGGCGATCGCCCAAAAAGTTACCGATGCTTTAGGCGGTGCCGGTATTTTTGGCGTTGAGTTTTTTATCACCAAAAATGAGACGATTTTCTCCGAACTCTCCCCCCGTCCCCACGATACCGGCATGGTAACCCTAATCTCCCAAAATCTCAACGAATTTGAACTCCATCTAAGAGCTATTTTAGGGCTACCTATTCCCAAAATTGAACAACTCGGTCATTCTGCCAGTGCAGTGATTTTAGCCCAAGACCATTCCGATTCAATTTCTTATCAAGGGGTAGCCGATGCCCTCACAGAACCGGATGTTGATTTAAGATTATTTGGTAAACCCGATTCTCGTCCTTTCCGCCGCATGGGAGTCGCTTTGGCAAAAGGTCAGACCATTGCAGAAGCTAGGGCAAAAGCAACCCGGGCGGCTAATACTGTGAAAATTGGCAAATAA